In the genome of Ensifer adhaerens, one region contains:
- a CDS encoding Predicted arabinose efflux permease, MFS family, protein MNTEWLVGNPSPTNMWTALWIGSIGLLVLGLQPILLGALLSEGQVNFDQLALAATVEILAIGIGSVLSAFLLGSGSVRVKAAILLVLAAACNHATALTAGPTAIIITRGLAGLAEGGLVAFAVELIARSRHPGRIGGYFVSLQTLAQACIAAAMALWIVARWGAAGGFEAMAVVALVSLVAVRLLPECYGPLPKPADQASSGLWRLAPLTALLAIFSFYMFLGALWAFLEPLGAEAGISADVVGLMVSVSLLAQILGAMMSTAIEARLAFRPVLAVASLLALVIAMGISLHPPALVFWTMAMLIGFIWLFVVPFQIRLAVDADSSRGAALVVPAAQLFGAALGPAGASAFVETGSSVGVAYFAAASAAASALFVMLNAFVRRQGG, encoded by the coding sequence ATGAACACAGAGTGGTTGGTCGGCAATCCTTCTCCGACGAATATGTGGACAGCGCTCTGGATTGGTTCGATCGGGCTGCTGGTTCTTGGCCTGCAGCCCATTCTGCTCGGGGCATTGCTGAGCGAAGGCCAAGTGAATTTCGATCAACTGGCGCTCGCCGCCACGGTCGAGATCCTCGCGATCGGGATAGGTTCGGTCCTGTCGGCCTTCTTGCTGGGCAGCGGCTCGGTCCGCGTCAAGGCTGCCATCCTTCTGGTTCTGGCCGCCGCCTGCAACCATGCCACGGCGCTCACCGCAGGGCCGACCGCGATCATCATCACCCGGGGTCTGGCTGGACTGGCGGAGGGCGGGCTGGTTGCCTTTGCCGTCGAACTCATCGCACGATCCCGCCATCCGGGGCGCATTGGCGGCTATTTCGTGTCGCTGCAGACGCTCGCCCAGGCTTGCATTGCCGCGGCGATGGCGCTTTGGATCGTCGCGCGCTGGGGCGCGGCCGGTGGGTTCGAGGCAATGGCGGTGGTGGCCCTCGTCAGTCTGGTGGCGGTGCGTCTGCTGCCGGAATGCTACGGGCCGCTTCCCAAGCCAGCCGATCAGGCCTCCTCCGGCCTCTGGCGGCTGGCTCCCCTGACGGCGCTTCTGGCGATCTTCAGTTTCTACATGTTCCTCGGCGCCCTGTGGGCGTTTCTCGAGCCGCTGGGCGCGGAGGCGGGTATTTCGGCGGACGTCGTTGGCCTGATGGTTTCCGTCAGCCTCCTGGCGCAGATCCTTGGTGCCATGATGTCAACGGCCATCGAGGCGCGTCTGGCTTTTCGCCCGGTTCTTGCCGTGGCCAGTCTGCTGGCGCTGGTCATTGCAATGGGCATTTCCCTGCACCCGCCTGCGCTCGTGTTCTGGACGATGGCCATGTTGATCGGCTTCATCTGGTTGTTCGTTGTCCCGTTCCAGATCCGTCTGGCGGTGGATGCCGACTCCTCGCGCGGTGCGGCGCTCGTCGTGCCGGCGGCGCAGCTCTTTGGCGCTGCCCTGGGTCCCGCCGGTGCGTCCGCCTTTGTCGAAACCGGCTCTTCCGTTGGTGTTGCCTATTTTGCGGCGGCGAGTGCCGCAGCGTCGGCTCTGTTCGTGATGCTCAATGCGTTTGTTCGGCGCCAGGGCGGCTAG
- a CDS encoding transcriptional regulator, TetR family (manually curated): protein MKRATRTLRRQPRQDRSRERVDHILQAAQKMIGDKGLAAVSMVDIASASSMPLASVYHYFPNRTAVMAELYRRFSDRFQMRIEDILASVRSAEDIFHATDAIVDRYFEILKNEPAIQDLLNAVQADKDMLNLDIAQTRVQAAAFSKAARHLVADRHRENFERSVYLLFQLAGGAVRLALFQGGVEGERIVADFKRLIRGQLAEFDLK, encoded by the coding sequence GTGAAACGAGCGACCAGAACACTGCGACGCCAACCGCGTCAGGACCGTAGCCGCGAACGCGTGGATCACATCCTGCAAGCGGCGCAGAAGATGATCGGCGATAAAGGGCTGGCTGCCGTGTCGATGGTGGACATCGCCTCCGCAAGCAGCATGCCGCTGGCGAGCGTCTACCATTACTTTCCCAACCGAACGGCGGTGATGGCGGAGCTCTACCGGCGCTTTTCGGATCGCTTTCAGATGCGGATCGAGGATATTCTTGCGTCTGTCCGATCAGCGGAGGATATCTTTCACGCGACGGATGCCATCGTCGATCGATACTTCGAAATCCTGAAGAATGAGCCTGCGATCCAGGATCTCCTCAACGCCGTTCAGGCTGACAAGGATATGCTCAACCTCGATATCGCCCAGACGCGCGTGCAGGCGGCGGCATTTTCGAAGGCTGCAAGGCATCTGGTTGCGGACCGCCACCGCGAGAATTTCGAGCGCTCGGTCTATCTGCTGTTCCAGCTTGCAGGCGGTGCCGTGCGACTGGCCCTCTTCCAGGGCGGTGTTGAAGGAGAGCGGATCGTGGCGGATTTCAAGCGGCTGATCCGCGGCCAGCTTGCCGAGTTCGACTTGAAATAG
- a CDS encoding DNA-binding transcriptional regulator, CsgD family: MSLELSEDNIEAELNRAINRTDFFRVFRMLADRYGFLSFAAFELTGMKIDSRLDRACLLADFPRGRSSLAAISPEDSQALLGQLAALRRPAILDEPPAALKPYITGRRILMLPMTAHTGERLVLVLADDLEMRSEADVAGAIFDFLKALQKLAVAEGLDADTPRFRKRELEVVEWTAEGKTSTEIALIMGLSEYTVNEYIGAAMRKLDAVNRIHLVTKAIRVGIIS, translated from the coding sequence ATGAGTCTGGAGCTTTCAGAGGACAATATCGAAGCCGAGTTGAACCGGGCGATCAACCGGACTGACTTCTTTCGTGTGTTCAGGATGCTTGCCGACCGCTACGGATTTCTGTCTTTTGCGGCGTTCGAACTGACTGGCATGAAGATCGATTCGCGCCTGGACAGGGCATGCCTTCTCGCCGATTTCCCACGCGGGCGGAGCAGCCTTGCCGCCATCTCCCCCGAAGACAGCCAGGCGCTTCTCGGTCAACTGGCCGCGCTTCGCCGCCCGGCAATCCTGGACGAACCACCGGCGGCCCTGAAGCCTTACATCACGGGCCGGAGAATCCTCATGCTCCCGATGACCGCCCATACCGGCGAGCGCCTCGTGCTCGTATTGGCTGACGACCTTGAAATGCGCTCAGAGGCAGATGTTGCGGGCGCAATCTTCGACTTTCTCAAGGCGCTGCAGAAGCTGGCGGTCGCGGAAGGGCTCGACGCGGATACGCCACGGTTTAGGAAGCGGGAACTCGAAGTGGTGGAATGGACCGCCGAGGGCAAGACATCGACCGAAATAGCGCTCATTATGGGGCTATCGGAATATACCGTGAACGAATATATTGGCGCGGCGATGCGGAAGCTTGATGCCGTGAACCGGATTCATCTCGTGACCAAGGCGATCAGGGTCGGGATCATTAGCTGA
- a CDS encoding Response regulator receiver domain-containing protein codes for MANGVDGQQKSIDVLLIDDDQTEFEIIQYKLRKIDSHDVKVDFVSTLDAALDKLADRNYDIILIDNMLPPHNDFRQTVPLIRKARYIGPIGIISSDISSNYFQSFGEFGADFRMSKQEVDARSLRYIFNEFTRDNSLPFDEET; via the coding sequence ATGGCAAACGGTGTGGACGGACAGCAGAAAAGCATCGACGTGCTTTTGATCGATGACGATCAGACCGAATTTGAAATCATCCAATACAAGCTGAGAAAGATCGACAGCCACGATGTGAAGGTCGACTTCGTGTCCACGCTCGACGCGGCTCTCGATAAACTTGCAGACCGCAACTATGACATCATACTGATCGACAACATGCTGCCGCCGCATAACGATTTCCGGCAGACCGTGCCGCTCATCCGCAAGGCCCGCTATATCGGCCCGATTGGCATTATTTCGAGCGACATTTCGAGCAACTATTTTCAGTCCTTCGGGGAATTTGGCGCCGACTTCCGCATGTCAAAGCAGGAAGTGGATGCCCGCAGCCTGCGCTACATCTTCAACGAATTCACCCGCGACAACTCCCTGCCCTTCGATGAGGAAACCTAG